One Marinibacterium anthonyi genomic region harbors:
- a CDS encoding ankyrin repeat protein — translation MSDPTDPAGDPTRHLRRAAKTLRRAFADADPEARSLARARVHAVLPDVQDLRHADALHVIARETGYDSWPRAKHAVETAALDRAERSARLAAALHHGRAGEIDRLLSDTPDLGRDTLALACATFDVAEVRRRLSADPAAATRQQDNPRPIAALAFSRYHQCGGAEADMLAVADALLAAGADVNDALPDPQGHARLSVLYGAIGHGDNMALAEWLLDHGANPNDNESLYHATELGHRGGLRLLLAHGATPEGTNALLRALDFDDAAAVSLLLAARSMPDSGEPPLLASALHHAARRMCSPESVRLLLDHGADPSARAFGHTAYALARIHGNGPVARLIAGAGGDTSLTRTEAQLARAADDQVGARDWIDMEKLTPEARRLLCRLASRPGTLPHVRQLVDMGFDPNVTDEAGLPPLHLAGWEGLADTFAYLLERRPDLSHVNGFGGTVFGTILHGSENCPARPTRDHIACMAHLLHHGAALPPKALSAAHDPAMAAFLADWATRHPGQVVDPPPA, via the coding sequence ATGTCCGACCCCACAGATCCCGCAGGGGATCCCACCCGCCATTTGCGCCGCGCCGCCAAGACCCTGCGCCGCGCCTTCGCCGACGCCGACCCAGAGGCCCGGTCATTGGCCCGCGCCCGCGTCCACGCCGTCCTGCCCGACGTGCAGGACCTGCGCCACGCCGACGCCCTTCACGTCATCGCCCGCGAGACCGGTTACGACAGCTGGCCCCGGGCGAAGCACGCCGTCGAGACCGCCGCGCTCGACCGCGCCGAAAGATCGGCCCGGCTCGCCGCCGCCCTGCACCACGGCCGCGCCGGGGAGATCGACAGGCTTCTGTCCGACACCCCCGACCTTGGCCGCGACACCCTGGCGCTGGCCTGCGCCACCTTTGACGTGGCCGAAGTCCGCCGCCGCCTGTCCGCCGACCCCGCCGCCGCCACGCGGCAACAGGACAACCCCCGCCCGATCGCGGCACTGGCCTTCTCGCGCTACCACCAATGCGGCGGGGCCGAAGCCGACATGCTGGCGGTGGCCGATGCGCTGCTGGCGGCGGGCGCGGATGTGAACGACGCACTCCCCGATCCGCAGGGCCATGCGCGCCTGTCGGTGCTCTACGGCGCGATCGGGCATGGCGACAACATGGCCCTCGCCGAATGGCTGCTGGATCACGGGGCGAACCCGAACGACAACGAATCGCTCTACCACGCGACGGAACTGGGCCATCGCGGCGGCCTGCGCCTGCTGCTGGCCCATGGCGCGACGCCGGAAGGCACCAACGCCCTGCTGCGCGCGCTCGATTTCGACGATGCCGCGGCGGTCTCCCTGCTGCTCGCCGCCAGGTCCATGCCCGACAGCGGCGAACCCCCGCTGCTGGCCTCTGCGCTGCACCACGCCGCCCGGCGCATGTGTTCGCCCGAATCCGTCCGTCTGCTGCTCGACCACGGCGCCGACCCCTCGGCGCGGGCCTTCGGCCACACCGCCTACGCGCTGGCCCGGATCCACGGCAATGGCCCCGTGGCGCGGCTGATCGCCGGGGCGGGGGGCGACACCTCCCTCACCCGGACCGAGGCGCAACTGGCCCGGGCCGCCGACGACCAGGTGGGCGCAAGGGACTGGATCGACATGGAAAAGCTGACGCCCGAAGCCCGGCGCCTGCTCTGCCGCCTGGCCAGCCGCCCGGGCACCCTGCCGCATGTCCGGCAGCTGGTCGACATGGGGTTCGACCCCAACGTGACGGACGAAGCCGGCCTGCCGCCCCTGCACCTGGCCGGATGGGAGGGACTGGCCGACACCTTCGCCTACCTGCTGGAGCGCAGGCCGGACCTGTCCCACGTGAACGGCTTCGGCGGCACGGTGTTCGGTACCATCCTGCACGGGTCGGAAAATTGCCCCGCCCGGCCCACGCGCGACCACATCGCCTGCATGGCGCATCTGCTCCACCACGGCGCCGCCCTGCCACCCAAGGCGCTCTCGGCGGCCCATGACCCGGCGATGGCGGCCTTCCTGGCCGACTGGGCCACGCGTCACCCCGGCCAGGTCGTCGACCCGCCCCCGGCCTGA
- a CDS encoding Exopolysaccharide synthesis, ExoD, with the protein MNDCIQPEAMAEVIEEIHDAVEESGDTHVGDLLDAMGKTSFIPVLMVPALAVVSPLSGVPGFSSVAGLAIALVSAQLLIGREQLWLPRWLTERRIPSRWLERATRSLWRPARWFDSHTKPRLSFLAAPPFDRVIYLFCTLCGLVMPFMELLPFTSSLMAFAVVMMALALLVGDGLFALVGYSLIGLLVTGGAMLIL; encoded by the coding sequence ATGAATGACTGCATTCAGCCCGAAGCGATGGCGGAGGTGATCGAGGAAATCCACGACGCCGTCGAAGAAAGTGGCGATACCCATGTGGGTGACCTTCTGGACGCCATGGGCAAGACGTCGTTCATCCCGGTGCTGATGGTTCCGGCGCTGGCGGTGGTGTCGCCCCTGTCGGGCGTGCCCGGCTTTTCCAGCGTCGCCGGTCTGGCCATCGCCCTGGTCAGCGCGCAATTGCTGATCGGGCGCGAACAGCTGTGGTTGCCGCGCTGGCTGACCGAACGGCGCATTCCGTCAAGATGGCTGGAACGGGCGACGCGCAGCCTGTGGCGCCCGGCGCGCTGGTTCGACAGCCATACCAAGCCGCGCCTGTCCTTCCTGGCGGCGCCCCCGTTCGACCGGGTGATCTATCTTTTCTGCACGCTGTGCGGGCTGGTGATGCCGTTCATGGAACTGTTGCCGTTCACCTCGTCGCTGATGGCGTTCGCGGTGGTGATGATGGCGCTGGCGCTGCTGGTGGGCGACGGGCTGTTCGCGCTGGTGGGCTACAGCCTGATCGGGCTGCTGGTCACCGGCGGGGCGATGCTGATCCTTTGA
- the dnaX_1 gene encoding DNA polymerase III subunit tau has translation MTDQPVYQVLARKYRPETFADLIGQDAMVRTLKNAFEADRIAQAFIMTGIRGTGKTTTARIIAKGMNCIGPDGTGGPTTEPCGQCEHCRAIMEGRHVDVLEMDAASRTGVGDIREIIDSVRYRAASARYKIYIIDEVHMLSTSAFNALLKTLEEPPAHVKFIFATTEIRKVPVTVLSRCQRFDLRRIEPEDMGGLLRKIARAEGAEIADDALGLIIRAAEGSARDATSLLDQAISHGAGETTAEQVRAMLGLADRGRVLDLMDMILRGDAAGALTELGEQYADGADPLAVLRDLAEITHWVSVVKITPDAAEDPTVGPDERARGQAMAGALPMRVLTRMWQMLLKALEEVAAAPNAMMAAEMAVIRLTHVADLPSPEELIRRIQDAPPAPTGGPNTGGGGVAPSGPASRAEMRPPAVPSGSATGSAGGGYGAGPATARAVKAEAALAHYTSFERVVELIRSNRDVKLLVEVETGVRLVSYAPGRIEFCPTPAAPADLAQRLGAKLQTWTGNRWAVIVTNEGGAPTLAEVRDAEKLAMQAEAEETELLQAVRAHFPKARILEIRTRAQISAQVETEALPEVSEEWDPFEDE, from the coding sequence ATGACCGACCAGCCCGTCTACCAGGTGCTTGCCCGGAAGTACCGCCCCGAGACATTTGCCGATCTGATCGGGCAGGACGCCATGGTGCGGACCCTGAAGAACGCCTTCGAGGCGGACCGGATCGCCCAGGCCTTCATCATGACAGGGATTCGTGGCACCGGTAAGACGACGACGGCGCGGATCATCGCCAAGGGGATGAACTGTATCGGGCCGGACGGGACCGGGGGGCCGACGACGGAGCCCTGTGGCCAGTGCGAACATTGCCGGGCGATCATGGAAGGGCGTCACGTGGACGTGCTGGAGATGGACGCGGCGTCGCGCACCGGGGTGGGCGACATCCGCGAGATCATCGATTCGGTGCGGTATCGGGCGGCGTCGGCGCGCTACAAGATCTACATCATCGACGAGGTGCACATGCTGTCGACCAGCGCGTTCAACGCGCTGCTGAAGACGCTGGAGGAGCCCCCCGCGCATGTGAAGTTCATCTTTGCCACGACCGAGATCCGCAAGGTGCCGGTGACGGTGCTGTCGCGGTGCCAGCGGTTCGACCTGCGCCGGATCGAACCGGAGGACATGGGCGGGTTGCTGCGCAAGATCGCCAGGGCCGAGGGGGCGGAGATTGCGGACGATGCGCTGGGGCTGATCATCCGGGCCGCCGAAGGGTCGGCACGGGATGCGACGTCGCTGCTGGACCAGGCGATTTCGCACGGGGCCGGAGAGACGACGGCCGAGCAGGTGCGCGCGATGCTGGGGCTGGCCGACCGGGGGCGGGTTCTGGACCTGATGGACATGATCCTGCGCGGCGACGCGGCCGGGGCGCTGACCGAGCTGGGCGAGCAATATGCCGACGGGGCGGACCCGCTGGCCGTGCTCAGGGACCTGGCCGAGATCACCCATTGGGTGTCGGTGGTGAAGATCACGCCGGATGCGGCGGAGGATCCGACGGTGGGCCCGGATGAACGGGCGCGGGGCCAGGCGATGGCCGGGGCGCTGCCGATGCGGGTGCTGACGCGGATGTGGCAGATGCTGCTGAAGGCGCTGGAGGAGGTGGCCGCGGCGCCGAATGCGATGATGGCGGCCGAGATGGCGGTGATCCGGCTGACGCATGTGGCCGACCTGCCATCGCCCGAGGAGCTGATCCGGCGGATCCAGGATGCGCCGCCGGCGCCGACGGGCGGTCCGAATACCGGGGGGGGCGGGGTGGCCCCATCCGGCCCGGCAAGCCGGGCCGAGATGCGCCCGCCCGCCGTGCCCTCGGGATCGGCCACGGGGTCGGCCGGCGGCGGCTACGGGGCCGGCCCGGCGACCGCACGGGCCGTGAAGGCCGAGGCGGCGCTGGCGCATTACACCAGCTTCGAGCGGGTGGTGGAGCTGATCCGGTCGAACCGCGACGTGAAGCTGCTGGTGGAGGTCGAGACCGGCGTGCGGCTGGTGTCCTATGCGCCGGGGCGGATCGAATTCTGCCCCACGCCCGCCGCGCCCGCCGACCTGGCGCAACGGCTGGGGGCCAAGCTGCAGACCTGGACCGGCAATCGCTGGGCGGTGATCGTGACGAACGAGGGCGGCGCGCCGACCCTTGCCGAGGTGCGCGACGCCGAGAAGCTGGCGATGCAGGCCGAGGCCGAGGAGACCGAGCTGCTGCAGGCGGTCAGGGCGCATTTCCCCAAGGCCAGGATCCTGGAGATCCGCACCCGGGCGCAGATCAGCGCGCAGGTCGAGACCGAGGCGCTGCCCGAGGTGAGCGAAGAATGGGATCCGTTCGAGGACGAGTGA
- the nudC gene encoding NADH pyrophosphatase: MKRAEQVTFGGSALDRAAHLRGDATALAKARAHPDAASILLWRGKPMVSGPEGDKLVFVTMQHPVLGAGHDKVVGQPILLGRDDTGPLFATDLSGWSPEALDEAALDRFADDSLQVYPGFPDDHVFAELRQLMTRLSPRHAELAATAKALIGWHATHMFCSRCGVASDTVQAGWQRTCPACGAHHFPRTDPVVIMLITHGNSVLMGRSPQWPEGMYSLLAGFIEPGETLEAAVRREVWEEAGVKVGAVEYLSSQPWPFPASLMFGCRGEAVTREITIDPVEIEDAMWVTRSEMMDAFAGTHPVIKPARKGSIAQFLMQNWLADTLD, from the coding sequence ATGAAACGGGCGGAACAGGTAACCTTCGGAGGCTCGGCGCTGGACCGGGCGGCGCATCTGCGCGGCGACGCCACGGCGCTGGCCAAGGCGCGGGCCCATCCCGACGCCGCGTCGATCCTGCTGTGGCGCGGCAAGCCGATGGTTTCGGGACCCGAGGGCGACAAGCTGGTCTTTGTGACGATGCAGCATCCGGTGCTGGGGGCGGGCCATGACAAGGTGGTCGGCCAGCCGATCCTGCTGGGCCGCGACGATACCGGGCCGCTGTTCGCCACCGACCTGTCGGGCTGGTCGCCCGAGGCGCTGGACGAGGCCGCGCTGGACCGCTTTGCCGATGACAGCCTGCAGGTCTATCCCGGCTTTCCCGACGATCACGTCTTTGCCGAGCTGCGCCAGCTGATGACCCGGCTCAGCCCGCGCCACGCGGAACTGGCCGCCACGGCGAAGGCGCTGATCGGCTGGCACGCAACCCACATGTTCTGTTCGCGCTGCGGGGTGGCGTCGGACACCGTGCAGGCCGGCTGGCAACGCACCTGCCCGGCCTGCGGCGCGCATCACTTCCCGCGCACCGACCCGGTGGTGATCATGCTGATCACCCATGGCAATTCCGTCCTGATGGGCCGGTCGCCGCAATGGCCCGAGGGCATGTATTCGCTTTTGGCCGGGTTCATCGAACCGGGCGAGACGCTGGAAGCCGCCGTGCGCCGCGAGGTCTGGGAAGAGGCGGGCGTGAAGGTGGGCGCGGTCGAATACCTGTCCAGCCAGCCCTGGCCGTTCCCCGCATCGCTGATGTTCGGCTGCCGTGGCGAGGCTGTGACGCGCGAGATCACGATCGACCCGGTCGAGATCGAGGATGCGATGTGGGTGACGCGATCCGAGATGATGGATGCCTTCGCGGGCACCCATCCCGTGATCAAACCGGCACGCAAGGGGTCCATTGCACAGTTCCTGATGCAGAACTGGCTTGCCGACACGCTGGATTGA
- the cycM gene encoding Cytochrome c552, with translation MDTMTVTKVASSLCGALLVFLLVGWAASGIYSVGGHGEAAYVIDTGATEGGAEEEAGPSFDEVLASADPEKGAKVFKKCAACHKLEVGENATGPYLAGVVGRPVAGVDGFGYSDAMQAHGGEWTPEALNEFLTKPAAAVPGTAMGFAGLPKIGDRADLVAYLQTIGG, from the coding sequence ATGGACACGATGACCGTCACGAAAGTTGCTTCGTCGCTATGCGGCGCTCTTCTGGTCTTTCTTCTGGTCGGTTGGGCCGCATCGGGGATTTACTCGGTCGGCGGCCACGGTGAAGCGGCCTATGTGATCGACACGGGCGCAACCGAAGGCGGAGCCGAAGAAGAAGCCGGACCGTCCTTTGACGAAGTGCTGGCATCGGCCGATCCCGAAAAGGGCGCCAAGGTCTTCAAGAAATGCGCCGCCTGCCACAAGCTGGAAGTGGGCGAAAACGCCACCGGCCCCTACCTGGCCGGCGTGGTCGGCCGCCCTGTCGCTGGGGTCGACGGGTTCGGGTATTCCGACGCGATGCAGGCGCATGGCGGCGAATGGACGCCAGAGGCGCTGAACGAATTCCTCACCAAGCCCGCCGCGGCCGTGCCCGGCACCGCGATGGGCTTTGCCGGCCTGCCCAAGATCGGCGACCGCGCCGACCTGGTCGCCTACCTGCAGACCATCGGCGGCTGA
- the pheA gene encoding P-protein, producing the protein MTRRIAFQGEPGAYSHEACREARPDLEALPCRTFDDVIAAVRSGEAEQAMLPVENSTYGRVADIHRMLPESGLHITDEAFVRVHISLMALPGVPLEDIRTVHAHVVLLPQCAEFLTRHGIRGEVAVDSAGAAADLAREGQRDRGALASDLAADIYGLNILARHIEDHAHNTTRFLIMAREADQTRRADRMITTFVFRVRNIPAALYKAMGGFATNGVNMTKLESYMVNGSFTATQFYADIEGHPDDPNVALALDELRYFTTDLNILGVYPADPGRQ; encoded by the coding sequence ATGACCCGTCGCATCGCCTTCCAGGGAGAACCCGGCGCCTACAGCCATGAAGCCTGCCGCGAGGCGCGCCCCGATCTCGAGGCCCTGCCCTGCCGCACCTTTGACGACGTCATCGCCGCGGTCCGTTCGGGCGAAGCCGAGCAGGCCATGCTGCCGGTCGAAAACTCCACTTACGGTAGGGTTGCCGACATCCACCGCATGTTGCCCGAATCCGGCCTGCACATCACCGACGAGGCCTTCGTGCGGGTGCATATCTCGCTCATGGCGCTGCCGGGCGTGCCGCTTGAAGACATCCGCACGGTGCATGCCCACGTGGTCCTGCTGCCGCAATGCGCCGAGTTCCTGACCCGCCACGGCATCCGCGGCGAGGTCGCCGTGGACAGCGCCGGTGCCGCCGCCGACCTGGCCCGCGAAGGCCAACGCGACCGCGGCGCGCTGGCCTCGGACCTGGCGGCGGATATCTACGGGCTGAACATCCTGGCCCGCCACATCGAGGACCACGCCCACAACACCACCCGCTTCCTGATCATGGCCCGCGAAGCCGACCAGACCCGCCGGGCGGACCGCATGATCACCACCTTCGTCTTCCGCGTCCGCAACATTCCCGCCGCGCTTTACAAGGCGATGGGCGGGTTCGCGACCAATGGCGTCAACATGACCAAGCTGGAAAGCTACATGGTCAACGGGTCGTTCACGGCGACCCAGTTCTACGCCGATATCGAAGGCCATCCCGACGATCCCAACGTTGCCCTGGCCCTGGACGAACTGCGCTATTTCACCACCGACCTGAACATCCTGGGCGTGTACCCCGCCGACCCAGGCCGCCAGTAG
- a CDS encoding putative metalloprotease has protein sequence MRLNRTRGSGNIEDRRGRRSMGGIGGLGVGGVLIVLAIGYFTGLDVTPLLTGGQQTTQDRPLSDAEQQAGDFSARVLATTEDVWTAIFARDFNATYQPPTLVLFSGVTQSPCGGASGATGPFYCALDQKAYLDTEFFATLRSQLGASGDFAAAYVIAHEVGHHVQNQIGILSKVNDVRESASQAQANALTVRLELQADCFAGVWANGVGALMEDGDLDEALNAARQIGDDTLQRRAGQVPRPHTFTHGTSQQRERWFQAGYTAGDPAACDTFGSQQI, from the coding sequence ATGCGTTTGAACAGGACCCGCGGCAGCGGCAATATCGAGGACCGGCGCGGCCGCCGGTCCATGGGCGGCATCGGGGGGCTGGGCGTCGGCGGCGTGCTGATCGTCCTGGCCATCGGCTATTTCACCGGGCTCGACGTGACGCCCCTGCTGACCGGCGGCCAGCAGACCACCCAGGACCGCCCCCTGTCCGACGCCGAACAGCAGGCCGGCGACTTCTCGGCCCGGGTGCTGGCCACCACCGAAGACGTCTGGACCGCCATCTTCGCCCGCGACTTCAACGCCACCTACCAGCCGCCGACGCTGGTGCTGTTCTCGGGCGTCACCCAAAGCCCCTGCGGCGGGGCCTCCGGCGCCACCGGGCCGTTCTACTGCGCGCTGGACCAAAAGGCGTATCTCGACACCGAATTCTTCGCCACCCTGCGCAGCCAGCTGGGCGCTTCGGGCGATTTCGCCGCCGCCTACGTGATCGCGCACGAGGTCGGCCACCACGTGCAGAACCAGATCGGCATCCTGTCCAAGGTCAACGACGTCCGCGAAAGCGCCAGCCAGGCCCAGGCCAACGCCCTGACCGTGCGGCTGGAACTGCAGGCCGATTGCTTTGCCGGGGTCTGGGCCAACGGGGTCGGTGCGCTGATGGAAGACGGCGACCTGGACGAGGCGCTGAACGCCGCCCGCCAGATCGGCGACGACACGCTGCAGCGCCGGGCCGGGCAGGTGCCCCGGCCGCACACCTTCACCCATGGCACGTCGCAGCAGCGCGAACGCTGGTTCCAGGCAGGCTATACCGCCGGCGATCCGGCCGCCTGCGACACCTTCGGCAGCCAGCAGATCTAG
- the cpdB gene encoding 2',3'-cyclic-nucleotide 2'-phosphodiesterase/3'-nucleotidase precursor — protein sequence MVRPEDAEARTLVRKIPTFGLRILATTDLHMHLLDHNYYNDTPDPGSGLVCTATLIRAARAEAEAAGRAVMLVDNGDFLQGTPVGDISISDQIRPHPMMLAFEHLGYDAVGLGNHDFDFGIDLLKQIVGDVPFPVISSNLEGVCFIDGSALLRFPTPDGCVTVGVLSVLPPQTALWNAHHLAGRIRINDMVEAAHQVSARLKAEGCDLVVALAHTGLSDGNGGPLAENAAGHIAALDTIDAVIAGHTHLHLPGPAHAGLSGVDPCGGRVHGTPTVMAGSAGSHLGVIDLDLSRDPHSGDGRWTVGASHVQLRTIAEVSPDPDLTRVLEAPHAATRAALNRPVGRSRRRLHSYFTLFGPDHGLAVIADAQSAAVRPAIRAAGLSHLPLVSAVAPSKFGSRAGPRSFTDVPAGPVTLRHVADLHVYRNELRVIRLTGAQVMDWLEMSASLLNHVPRGSRGHALFPDEVAAYNFDVLHGVSYRIDPSQPARYDARGRCLDPDARRVVDLRLDGVPLDPERELLAVANSYRAGGGGNFAALSEAAMVPVSPVELREAIAAYFRAGATGPGYAPPWRLQPLPGTSIRVRTGPAAGALLDEVAELAPEDLGIGADGFRHLELHL from the coding sequence ATGGTCCGGCCCGAAGACGCTGAGGCTCGCACACTGGTCCGCAAGATCCCAACATTCGGGCTGCGGATTCTGGCGACGACCGATCTGCACATGCATTTGCTGGACCACAATTATTACAACGACACGCCCGATCCGGGATCGGGGCTTGTCTGCACCGCCACCCTGATCCGCGCCGCCCGGGCCGAAGCCGAAGCCGCCGGCCGGGCCGTGATGCTGGTCGACAACGGCGACTTCCTGCAGGGCACGCCGGTGGGCGACATTTCCATCAGCGACCAGATCCGGCCGCACCCGATGATGCTGGCCTTCGAACACCTCGGCTATGACGCGGTGGGGCTGGGCAACCACGATTTCGACTTCGGGATCGACCTGCTGAAACAAATCGTCGGCGACGTGCCCTTTCCGGTCATCAGCTCGAACCTGGAAGGCGTGTGCTTCATCGACGGGTCGGCCCTGCTGCGGTTTCCCACCCCCGACGGCTGCGTGACCGTCGGCGTGCTCAGCGTTCTGCCACCCCAGACCGCCCTGTGGAACGCCCATCACCTGGCCGGCCGCATCCGCATCAACGACATGGTCGAGGCCGCGCACCAGGTATCGGCCCGGCTGAAAGCCGAAGGCTGCGACCTGGTGGTCGCCCTGGCCCATACCGGGCTGAGCGACGGCAACGGCGGACCCCTGGCGGAAAACGCCGCCGGCCATATCGCCGCGCTCGACACGATCGACGCGGTGATCGCGGGCCATACCCACCTGCACCTGCCCGGCCCGGCCCATGCGGGTCTGAGCGGGGTCGATCCCTGCGGCGGACGGGTGCATGGCACGCCGACGGTGATGGCGGGATCGGCCGGGTCGCACCTGGGGGTGATCGACCTGGACCTGAGCCGCGATCCCCACAGCGGGGACGGACGCTGGACGGTGGGGGCCAGCCACGTGCAGCTGCGGACCATCGCCGAGGTGTCCCCCGACCCGGATCTGACCCGCGTCCTGGAGGCGCCGCATGCCGCCACCCGCGCCGCGCTGAACCGGCCGGTGGGGCGGTCCCGCCGGCGGCTGCACAGCTATTTCACGCTTTTCGGGCCCGATCACGGGCTGGCCGTCATCGCCGATGCCCAGTCCGCCGCCGTGCGACCGGCGATCCGGGCAGCGGGGCTCAGCCATCTGCCGCTGGTCTCGGCCGTGGCGCCCAGCAAGTTCGGGTCCCGCGCGGGACCCCGATCCTTTACCGACGTGCCCGCCGGGCCCGTCACCCTGCGCCACGTGGCCGACCTGCACGTCTACCGCAACGAATTGCGGGTGATCCGCCTGACCGGGGCGCAGGTGATGGACTGGCTCGAGATGTCGGCGTCGCTTTTGAACCACGTGCCCCGGGGCAGCCGCGGTCACGCGCTATTCCCCGACGAGGTCGCGGCCTACAATTTCGACGTTTTGCACGGGGTGAGCTATCGGATCGATCCGTCGCAGCCCGCCCGCTACGACGCGCGCGGTCGGTGCCTGGACCCTGACGCGCGGCGGGTGGTCGACCTGCGGCTGGACGGCGTGCCGCTGGACCCGGAGCGGGAGCTGCTGGCGGTGGCCAACAGCTATCGGGCCGGGGGGGGCGGCAACTTTGCCGCGCTGAGCGAGGCGGCGATGGTTCCTGTTTCTCCGGTCGAGCTGCGCGAGGCGATCGCCGCGTATTTCCGGGCCGGCGCCACCGGGCCGGGATATGCGCCGCCCTGGCGGCTGCAGCCGTTGCCGGGCACCAGCATCCGTGTGCGGACCGGGCCGGCGGCGGGGGCGTTGCTGGACGAGGTTGCGGAGCTGGCGCCAGAGGACCTGGGGATCGGGGCGGACGGGTTCCGGCACCTGGAGCTGCATCTTTAG
- a CDS encoding Periplasmic oligopeptide-binding protein precursor, with translation MHRRSPGLRAIAADLPQTLRLTLLGGLMVVGSALAARAQDDAKDDLIVSHGYSYYGDLKYPADFDHFDYVNPDAPKGGEIAFAQLGTFDSMNPYTIKGRAGALSWTMYESLLGDGPADAYGEEYGLLAESLEYPADKSWVIFHMRPEAKFSDGTPVTAEDVVFSHNLLLEQGLPSYAAAVKKRIPKAEVIDEHTVKFYFTDGISRRSLIDQVGGVPVWSKKWYEETGARLDESRLETSPGSGPYMIESVDVNNRIVYKRNPDYWGKDLPINKGRHNFDRIRVEYFADDAPAFEAFKAGEVTFRSEGDSKKWASNYNFPKVEKGQVIKADLPDGTPPTPTGFVFNLRRPLMQDKLIREALALGYNFEWTNESLQYGLFKQRASFTQDTPLMATGMPEGDELALLKGLGDIVPPEMLTEDARMPHTSDPERLTDRRNLRRAMKLLDDAGWPVGSDGKRYNAEGEPLRVVFLFNTASEGTLGAVVENYVANLKTMGVDVVLEKVDPSQYTLRERDFDYDMIYDSYASFLGAGTGLMQRFGSTDAAISTFNPAGLASPMVDAIIDKALFAETKHDEDTALRALDRALRYEFFMVPVWYNPSYWVAYYDEYEHPDPLPPLDLGYLDFWWFNADKAAKLKAEGALR, from the coding sequence ATGCATCGACGTTCCCCCGGTCTTCGCGCCATCGCTGCCGATCTGCCGCAGACCCTGCGCCTGACCCTGCTGGGCGGGCTCATGGTCGTCGGATCGGCACTGGCGGCCCGGGCCCAGGACGACGCGAAGGACGACCTGATCGTCAGCCATGGCTATTCCTATTACGGCGACCTGAAATACCCCGCCGACTTCGACCATTTCGACTATGTGAACCCCGACGCCCCCAAGGGCGGAGAGATCGCGTTCGCGCAGCTGGGCACGTTCGATTCCATGAACCCCTACACCATCAAGGGCCGCGCCGGGGCGCTGAGCTGGACGATGTACGAAAGCCTGCTGGGCGACGGCCCGGCCGATGCCTATGGCGAGGAATACGGGCTGCTGGCCGAAAGCCTGGAATACCCCGCCGACAAGTCCTGGGTCATCTTTCACATGCGCCCCGAGGCGAAGTTTTCCGACGGCACCCCGGTCACCGCCGAGGACGTGGTGTTTTCCCATAACCTGCTGCTGGAACAGGGCCTGCCGTCCTATGCCGCGGCGGTCAAGAAACGCATCCCCAAGGCCGAGGTGATCGACGAACACACGGTCAAGTTCTACTTTACCGACGGTATTTCCCGGCGGTCGCTGATCGACCAGGTCGGCGGCGTGCCGGTGTGGTCGAAAAAGTGGTACGAGGAAACCGGCGCGCGGCTGGACGAAAGCCGGCTGGAAACCTCGCCCGGGTCGGGCCCCTACATGATCGAAAGCGTCGATGTGAACAACCGCATCGTCTACAAGCGCAATCCCGACTACTGGGGCAAGGACCTGCCGATCAACAAGGGCCGGCACAATTTCGACCGCATCCGCGTGGAATACTTCGCCGATGACGCCCCCGCGTTCGAGGCGTTCAAGGCCGGCGAAGTGACCTTCCGCTCGGAAGGGGATTCCAAGAAATGGGCCAGCAACTACAACTTCCCCAAGGTGGAAAAGGGCCAGGTCATCAAGGCCGACCTGCCCGACGGCACGCCGCCCACGCCCACCGGCTTCGTCTTCAACCTGCGCCGCCCGCTCATGCAGGACAAGCTTATCCGCGAGGCGCTGGCGCTGGGGTACAATTTCGAATGGACCAACGAGTCGCTGCAATACGGGCTGTTCAAGCAGCGGGCGTCGTTCACCCAGGACACGCCCCTGATGGCCACGGGCATGCCCGAGGGCGACGAACTGGCGCTGCTGAAGGGCCTGGGCGACATCGTCCCGCCCGAGATGCTGACCGAAGACGCGCGCATGCCGCATACCTCGGATCCCGAACGCCTGACCGACCGGCGCAACCTGCGCCGCGCGATGAAGCTGCTGGATGACGCGGGCTGGCCGGTTGGATCGGACGGCAAGCGCTACAATGCCGAAGGCGAACCGCTGCGCGTCGTCTTCCTGTTCAACACGGCGTCCGAGGGCACGCTGGGCGCGGTGGTGGAAAACTACGTCGCCAACCTGAAGACCATGGGCGTCGACGTGGTGCTGGAAAAGGTCGACCCGTCGCAATACACGCTGCGCGAACGCGATTTCGACTATGACATGATCTACGACAGCTACGCGTCCTTCCTGGGCGCCGGCACCGGGTTGATGCAGCGGTTCGGATCGACCGACGCGGCGATTTCCACCTTCAATCCCGCCGGCCTGGCCAGCCCGATGGTGGATGCGATCATCGACAAGGCCCTGTTCGCGGAAACCAAGCACGACGAGGACACCGCCCTGCGCGCGCTGGACCGGGCGCTGCGCTACGAATTCTTCATGGTGCCGGTCTGGTACAACCCCAGCTACTGGGTCGCCTATTACGACGAATACGAACATCCCGATCCGCTGCCGCCGCTTGACCTGGGCTACCTGGATTTCTGGTGGTTCAACGCCGACAAGGCCGCGAAGCTGAAGGCTGAAGGCGCGTTGAGGTAA